In the Heterodontus francisci isolate sHetFra1 chromosome 6, sHetFra1.hap1, whole genome shotgun sequence genome, one interval contains:
- the hikeshi gene encoding protein Hikeshi yields the protein MFGCLVAGRLVQTDAQQIAEGKFVFNLPDYENVNHVVVFMLGTTPFPVGAGGSVYFSYPDKSGVPVWQLLGFITNEKPSAIFKISRLKAEEGGQHPFGMMNIVQTPSVAQIGISVEPMELLTQQTPVASAAVSTLDSFTQFTQKMLDNFYNFSTSFALTQAQMIPNPSEMFIPASIVLKWYENFHRRLSQNPHFWKS from the exons ATGTTCGGATGCCTGGTTGCGGGTCGATTG GTGCAGACAGATGCACAACAAATTGCAGAGGGGAAATTTGTATTTAACCTTCCTGATTATGAGAATGTCAATCACGTGGTGGTCTTTATGCTGGGGACAACACCATTCCCTGTAGGAGCAGGAGGATCTGTGTATTTCTCCTATCCGGACAAGAGTGGAGTGCCAGTATGGCAGTTGCTGGGATTCATAACTAATGAAAAACCTAGTGCAATCTTCAAAATATCGCGTTTAAAGGCAG AAGAAGGTGGCCAGCATCCTTTTGGAATGATGAATATTGTACAAACTCCATCTGTTGCCCAAATTGGAATCTCTGTGGAACCTATGGAATTATTGACGCAGCAAACTCCAGTAGCAAGTGCAGCTGTATCAACACTTGATTCATTTACGCAG TTTACACAGAAGATGCTAGACAACTTCTATAATTTTTCAACTTCATTTGCACTGACCCAGGCTCAGATGATCCCAAATCCCTCCGAGATGTTCATCCCAGCAAGTATTGTCTTGAAATG GTATGAGAATTTTCACAGAAGATTATCCCAAAACCCACATTTTTGGAAATCATAA